Proteins co-encoded in one Nicotiana sylvestris chromosome 7, ASM39365v2, whole genome shotgun sequence genomic window:
- the LOC104229000 gene encoding mitochondrial carrier protein CoAc2-like: protein MTKQRDENEKEERVVLMDGVLEGMPLFAKELIAGGVAGGFAKTAVAPLELIKILFQTRQAEFRSLGLSGSFTKIAKTEGALGFFRGNGASVVRIVPYAALHFMAYEEYRRWIIQSIPGVGRGPVLDLVAGSFAGGTAVLFTYPLDLVRTKLAYQVVGSQKLNVQGPATGEQFYKGIRDCFSKTYKKAGIRGLYRGVAPSLYGIFPYAGLKFYFYEKMKSHVPQERRKSIAVKLACGSVAGLLGQTFTYPLDVVRRQMQVQRLSASSSSHEMKGTLDTLVMIVQRHGWKQLFSGLSLNYLKVVPSVAIGFTVYDLMKSYLRVPSRDEAVVEVVTSRRNSKPSSLHS, encoded by the exons ATGACAAAGCAGAGGGATGAAAATGAAAAGGAGGAGAGGGTTGTGTTAATGGATGGGGTTTTAGAGGGGATGCCCCTCTTTGCAAAAGAATTAATAGCTGGGGGTGTGGCTGGTGGATTTGCTAAGACTGCTGTTGCCCCTCTTGAGCTTATCAAGATCTTATTTCAG ACCAGACAAGCTGAATTTCGGAGTTTGGGGCTGTCCGGATCCTTTACAAAGATTGCTAAGACAGAAGGAGCTCTCGGATTTTTCAG GGGAAATGGAGCTAGTGTTGTTCGCATTGTGCCTTATGCTGCTTTGCATTTCATGGCCTATGAGGAGTACCGCCGCTGGATTATACAGAGTATTCCTGGAGTTGGGAGAGGTCCGGTTCTAGATCTTGTAGCAGGATCGTTTGCTGGTGGGACTGCTGTACTTTTTACCTATCCACTTGATTTAGTTCGAACTAAATTGGCTTACCAG GTTGTTGGATCCCAGAAGTTGAATGTACAAGGGCCTGCTACAGGTGAACAGTTTTACAAAGGGATACGGGACTGCTTCTCAAAGACATACAAGAAAGCTGGAATAAGAGGGCTGTACCGTGGTGTTG CACCATCACTCTATGGAATCTTCCCATATGCGGGGCTAAAATTTTACTTCTATGAGAAAATGAAAAGCCATGTCCCTCAGGAGCGAAGGAAGTCTATCGCAGTAAAACTAGCATGTGGATCTGTTGCAGGACTACTAGGTCAGACTTTCACTTATCCCCTAGATGTAGTGAGAAGGCAGATGCAG GTACAACGACTCTCCGCATCTAGCAGCAGCCATGAAATGAAAGGAACGCTTGATACTCTTGTTATGATTGTACAAAGACATGGATGGAAGCAACTATTTTCTGGGTTGAGCCTCAATTATTTGAAG GTTGTACCATCCGTGGCAATTGGATTTACTGTTTATGATTTGATGAAATCATACCTGAGAGTACCATCAAGAGATGAAGCTGTTGTAGAAGTTGTTACCAGCCGCAGAAATAGTAAACCATCATCCCTGCACTCTTAA
- the LOC104228998 gene encoding protein EFFECTOR OF TRANSCRIPTION 2-like, translating into MGDTHRSITVRLKREDCKRTKHDSAFSDWKILIGPNDWTDYLLGKEGGAEKYRTQNLPNCTSCSGVYELGVAVTRHQAGREASRLDPDYIVPVYVGKSDNVRTRLQRYGREGAHLENGCSNSALHDQVNVSASKRAGLFTEAFSRGFSIVYRWAPMNDNKDAEKTESQLLDRFDYAWNKGSNGLRRHNDVLHKLDGISRATRLPAFVRKLQLSLEKQKGVRIKPCKPLLLENGSDFHDSFKSTYFLPQIFKFGRSKPRIVSLSSGVNGDPNTTCGVALGHGSVCMRPPITGNKRCAEHKGMKVNGVNSKLIAEGNSSVINESTRPCASRGEENAPICGFILDGGAPCARKPFQRNKRCLEHKGRRNRGCISQPVTDKNGQSLLEYRTYSSNDCHQMLSRRADTQHPQDFSSCPLINQNHSVICGVHLTDGSFCTRQPVAGRKRCEEHKGMRVKEPISKQLGAEIPSVFAGTAAKSSSGKKHYNVDIPSVSRSPTCGQHCVMVLFAEGNLRKVLKDVGSTKS; encoded by the exons ATGGGAGATACTCACAGATCCATCACCGTTCGGCTGAAAAGAGAAGACTGTAAGCGCACAAAGCACGACTCTGCTTTCTCCGATTggaag ATTCTAATTGGGCCTAATGATTGGACGGATTATTTACTGGGGAAAGAAGGAGGAGCAGAGAAATATAGGACTCAGAACCTGCCAAACTGCACCTCCTGCTCTGGAGTTTATGAGCTGGGAGTAGCTGTGACACGACACCAAGCTGGGCGAGAGGCGAGCAGACTTGACCCTGATTATATTGTTCCTGTATATGTTGGAAAATCTGACAATGTTAGGACTAGGCTACAGCGGTATGGCCGTGAAGGTGCTCATTTAGAGAATGGCTGCTCCAATAGTGCACTGCACGACCAAGTAAATGTATCTGCTTCAAAGAGAGCAGGATTGTTTACAGAAGCATTCTCAAGAGGCTTCTCTATCGTTTATAGGTGGGCACCT ATGAATGACAACAAAGACGCTGAGAAAACTGAATCCCAGCTGCTCGACAGATTTGACTATGCTTGGAATAAAGGCAGTAATGGCTTACGTCGCCACAATGATGTTCTCCACAAACTTGATGGCATTTCAAGAGCAACTCGTCTTCCTGCTTTTGTCAGGAAGCTTCAATTGTCCCTTGAGAAACAAAAAGGTGTCAGAATCAAACCTTGCAAGCCCCTTTTGTTGGAGAACGGATCTGATTTTCATGATAGTTTCAAAAGCACTTATTTCCTTCCCCAAATCTTCAAATTTGGTCGATCAAAGCCAAGAATAGTTTCACTAAGTTCCGGTGTAAATGGTGATCCAAATACTACTTGTGGTGTAGCTTTGGGTCATGGATCTGTTTGTATGAGGCCTCCAATAACGGGAAATAAACGATGTGCTGAGCACAAGGGAATGAAGGTAAATGGTGTAAATTCCAAGTTGATTGCAGAAGGAAATTCATCTGTGATAAATGAGAGCACAAGACCTTGCGCAAGTAGAGGCGAGGAAAATGCTCCAATTTGTGGGTTTATCTTGGATGGTGGTGCTCCTTGTGCAAGAAAACCATTCCAGAGAAATAAAAGATGCTTGGAGCACAAGGGAAGGAGAAATCGAGGCTGCATTTCTCAGCCAGTGACAGACAAAAATGGCCAGTCTTTACTGGAATACAGGACTTATTCTAGTAATGATTGTCATCAGATGTTATCCCGTAGGGCTGATACACAGCACCCTCAAGATTTCTCCAGCTGTCCTCTTATCAACCAGAACCACAGTGTCATATGTGGAGTTCATTTAACCGATGGTAGTTTCTGCACCAGGCAACCTGTAGCAGGAAGAAAACGGTGTGAAGAACACAAGGGTATGAGGGTTAAAGAACCCATTTCTAAGCAACTAGGTGCAGAAATACCAAGCGTATTTGCAGGTACAGCTGCCAAAAGTAGCAGTGGGAAAAAGCATTATAATGTAGACATTCCATCAGTTAGCCGTTCTCCAACTTGTGGACAACATTGCGTAATGGTTCTTTTTGCAGAAGGAAACCTTCGGAAGGTACTAAAAGATGTTGGCAGCACAAAGTCATGA
- the LOC104228999 gene encoding pentatricopeptide repeat-containing protein At2g15690, mitochondrial-like gives MASSSFSGTANSIFSPNTLLKFRLPPSTLHFQPLYAAPHEPSATASPPQHSGRNTSRYSPQSRPRRNNKPDYKKTTTTIQKEAKPLTVSLISADDVNLMTLCNEGKFEEVIQYVTQGVGADFRVFEALLSYCTKLASLDVGEKVHELLIRSPWSNNVELNGRLVEMYVKSGSMRNARKVFDKMREKKLELWHLMISGYAESGDGESGLHLFEHMRKLRVLELNGDTFSAVLSACASKGAVKQGFVYFELMKNEYGIVPEIEHYLGIIDVLGKSGHLNEALEFVEDMPIEPTKEVWQSIINFARIHGDIELEDRAEELLIRLDSSRNMADKPLAPFQKRHSQFNMLEGKDRVNEFKSTIQHRADAYEKLKGLSGQMRDAGYVPDTRYVLHDIDEAAKEQALMYHSERLAIAYGLISTPARTTLRIIKNLRICGDCHNAIKIMSKIVGRELIVRDNKRFHHFRDGKCSCNDYW, from the coding sequence ATGGCGTCCTCCTCATTTTCCGGAACGGCTAACTCCATCTTTTCCCCTAACACTCTCCTAAAATTCCGTCTTCCACCTTCTACACTCCATTTTCAACCCCTCTACGCTGCCCCACACGAACCCAGCGCCACCGCTTCCCCACCACAGCACTCTGGCCGTAACACCAGCCGCTACTCTCCACAGTCAAGACCTCGCCGGAACAACAAGCCAGATTACAAAAAAACCACTACTACCATTCAAAAAGAAGCTAAACCCTTAACAGTGAGCCTCATCTCAGCAGATGATGTTAACTTGATGACTCTGTGCAATGAAGGTAAGTTTGAAGAAGTAATCCAGTACGTTACGCAAGGCGTTGGCGCTGACTTTCGTGTTTTTGAGGCATTGTTGAGCTACTGTACTAAGCTTGCGTCTTTGGACGTTGGGGAGAAGGTGCACGAGCTCTTAATACGTTCGCCCTGGAGTAACAATGTTGAATTGAATGGTAGGTTGGTGGAAATGTACGTTAAGAGCGGGAGCATGAGGAACGCCAGaaaagtgtttgataaaatgcgtGAAAAGAAGTTGGAGTTATGGCACTTGATGATTAGTGGGTATGCAGAAAGTGGCGATGGGGAAAGTGGTTTGCATTTGTTTGAGCATATGAGAAAACTTAGGGTGTTGGAGCTCAATGGGGACACTTTTTCTGCGGTTCTTTCCGCTTGTGCAAGTAAGGGGGCTGTCAAACAAGGTTTTGTGTATTTTGAGCTGATGAAGAATGAGTATGGCATTGTTCCCGAAATTGAGCATTACTTGGGGATTATTGATGTTTTGGGCAAATCTGGGCATTTAAACGAAGCTCTAGAGTTTGTTGAAGACATGCCTATTGAGCCTACAAAAGAAGTATGGCAGTCCATCATAAATTTTGCACGAATTCATGGGGATATCGAACTTGAAGATCGAGCTGAGGAGCTACTCATTAGGCTAGATTCTTCCAGAAATATGGCTGATAAGCCCCTTGCACCATTTCAGAAGAGGCATTCTCAGTTTAATATGCTTGAGGGTAAGGATAGAGTTAACGAGTTCAAGAGCACAATTCAACACAGGGCAGATGCATATGAGAAATTGAAAGGCTTGAGCGGGCAAATGAGGGATGCAGGTTATGTACCAGACACAAGGTATGTGCTTCATGATATTGATGAGGCGGCTAAGGAGCAAGCACTGATGTATCATAGTGAGAGATTGGCTATTGCATATGGTTTAATTAGTACTCCGGCAAGAACAACTCTTAGGATCATCAAAAACCTACGGATATGTGGTGACTGTCACAATGCAATTAAGATCATGTCAAAGATTGTTGGGAGAGAGTTGATTGTCAGAGATAACAAGCGGTTTCATCATTTCAGAGATGGTAAATGCTCCTGCAATGACTATTGGTGA